In Flammeovirgaceae bacterium 311, one DNA window encodes the following:
- a CDS encoding hypothetical protein (COG2327 Uncharacterized conserved protein) encodes MKIQIDGTERKNKGAELMLYSILGEVENKFPNATVYYNNTDGNIEAIDTSLDLRHRFWLRHGRYPRAIFRRLNIYVPVLDRYYADPHVDLVLDASGFRWGDQWKYDNEFFQRFRNYYRGLKSNGTKIILLPQAFGPFQTSHGKQVVDILNTYADLVIAREKISYNFLIEAGLDKDKTMICSDFSLTVKGEIPEEFKIVDGVCVIPNAQMINHTDTSRDQYISFLKKIIQKSRSIGYTPFLLNHEGKRDRDLCNAVNGVLDSPVQIVSGLNSKQLKGVISTAFAVISSRYHGVASAINQNIPCLATSWSHKYSELFKDFGLEDRVMKVNESDERIDSRLEELLDTESNREIRNQLKERKPEVSKQVEAMWEKLFSIIDDTTLHRGTASGNYRNADIPVPTRTSS; translated from the coding sequence ATGAAAATTCAAATCGATGGTACCGAGAGGAAGAATAAAGGTGCTGAGTTGATGTTATATTCTATTCTAGGTGAAGTAGAAAATAAATTCCCAAATGCTACTGTCTATTATAATAACACGGACGGAAATATAGAAGCAATAGATACATCCCTGGATTTAAGACATCGCTTTTGGTTAAGACACGGTCGGTATCCCAGAGCAATATTTAGGCGGCTTAATATATATGTTCCTGTTTTAGATAGGTATTATGCCGATCCGCATGTTGATCTGGTACTTGATGCAAGTGGCTTTCGGTGGGGCGATCAGTGGAAGTATGATAATGAATTTTTCCAAAGATTTAGGAATTATTACAGAGGTTTAAAAAGTAATGGTACTAAAATCATATTACTACCTCAGGCATTTGGACCTTTCCAAACATCACATGGCAAACAGGTAGTAGATATTTTGAATACCTACGCCGATTTGGTAATTGCCAGAGAAAAAATATCATACAATTTTTTAATCGAGGCTGGCCTTGATAAGGACAAGACTATGATATGTTCTGATTTTAGTTTAACCGTTAAAGGTGAGATTCCGGAGGAATTTAAAATCGTTGATGGCGTTTGTGTAATTCCCAATGCACAAATGATTAACCACACAGATACCTCCAGAGATCAATATATTTCCTTTTTAAAGAAAATTATTCAAAAAAGCCGATCTATAGGTTATACACCATTTTTGTTAAATCACGAAGGAAAAAGAGATCGCGATTTGTGCAATGCCGTAAACGGGGTTTTAGATTCCCCTGTACAAATTGTTTCAGGTTTAAATTCTAAACAACTAAAAGGTGTTATCTCTACGGCATTTGCTGTAATTTCATCCCGCTACCACGGAGTTGCAAGTGCTATAAATCAAAACATCCCTTGCCTGGCTACAAGCTGGAGCCATAAATATTCCGAACTGTTTAAGGATTTTGGACTAGAAGATAGAGTAATGAAGGTTAATGAATCGGATGAAAGAATAGATTCAAGACTTGAAGAACTCTTGGATACTGAATCAAACAGAGAAATAAGGAATCAACTAAAAGAGAGAAAACCAGAAGTTTCCAAACAAGTTGAGGCGATGTGGGAAAAATTATTTTCTATTATAGATGATACTACACTTCATCGCGGTACTGCTTCCGGGAATTACCGCAACGCAGATATTCCTGTACCAACCCGAACATCTTCTTAA
- a CDS encoding polysaccharide deacetylase, with protein sequence MPIHDIPSFTISLDFELYWGVFDKVQLEDKTTYFDNTRRLVPRMLQLFEREEVHVTWATVGMLFAKDWEEWTAAMPEVVPTYENNKLSAYRQKERFASEKRFDKYFFAPELVDQINRTPWQEMGTHTFSHYYCRETGQDLLQFKHDLQAAKRIAARKGIELRSLVFPRNQLDTPYLKICAEEGINTVRSNPVDWFWNMDVAEGRLKRLVRGADAYVPIGHKTSYPLSGLTLKEGLPLSLPASRLLRPVHPGKKFLNELRLKRILQEMTAAAKANECYHLWWHPCNFGDEPEQSMADLEVIVRHYKKLEQQWGMRSMSMLEVYEYLKQPLEVNKVLKAKQA encoded by the coding sequence ATGCCTATTCATGATATACCATCTTTTACCATCTCCCTCGATTTTGAGCTGTACTGGGGTGTATTCGATAAGGTACAGCTAGAGGATAAAACTACCTACTTCGACAATACAAGAAGGCTGGTTCCACGGATGCTGCAGCTTTTTGAACGGGAGGAGGTACATGTTACCTGGGCCACCGTGGGCATGCTCTTTGCCAAAGACTGGGAAGAGTGGACTGCAGCCATGCCGGAAGTGGTGCCCACCTACGAAAACAACAAGCTCTCTGCCTACCGGCAAAAAGAGCGTTTTGCCAGTGAAAAGAGGTTTGATAAATACTTCTTTGCTCCCGAACTGGTAGACCAGATCAACCGCACGCCCTGGCAGGAGATGGGCACCCATACATTTTCCCACTATTACTGCCGCGAAACAGGGCAGGACCTGCTACAGTTTAAGCACGACCTGCAGGCAGCCAAAAGAATTGCTGCCCGGAAAGGAATAGAGCTGCGTTCGCTGGTATTTCCCAGAAACCAGCTAGATACGCCCTACCTGAAGATCTGCGCCGAAGAGGGTATCAATACAGTACGGTCTAACCCTGTAGACTGGTTCTGGAACATGGATGTAGCAGAAGGACGCCTGAAGCGCCTGGTACGTGGGGCAGATGCGTATGTCCCCATAGGCCACAAAACATCTTATCCGCTTTCAGGATTAACTTTAAAGGAGGGGCTGCCGCTGTCGCTGCCTGCCAGCAGGCTGCTGCGACCTGTACATCCCGGAAAAAAGTTTTTGAATGAGTTGCGTCTGAAGAGAATTCTGCAGGAAATGACGGCTGCTGCAAAGGCAAATGAATGTTATCATCTCTGGTGGCATCCCTGCAACTTTGGAGATGAGCCTGAACAGAGTATGGCGGATCTGGAAGTAATTGTTCGGCACTACAAAAAGCTTGAACAGCAGTGGGGCATGCGCAGCATGAGCATGCTGGAGGTGTATGAATACCTGAAGCAGCCTCTGGAAGTAAACAAAGTTTTAAAAGCCAAGCAAGCATAA
- a CDS encoding glycosyl transferase family protein (COG1216 Predicted glycosyltransferases) codes for MMPKVGVVILTLNRLNLLKITICKVLAQTHQAAEVLVVDNYSMDGTREYLESENRITKLYLDENLGPAGGFHEGIKYFAEKTDVDYVWLMDDDFFPFKDCLEILLENTNERTVAYPHIREKDFASRRMPGWWGVLIPMPVIKQVGYPLKELFFWAEDTEYMQERIRDRHKYPCVWIPRAKGVHFTQRSTNYRQPWRYYYEVRNMLYMRLYVKEKTALRAYKLVRSWVKLFGKIVFTENNRREKIEWFLRGTVHGVSKKIGKTIEPHGGKDKNSTHYKVTR; via the coding sequence ATGATGCCAAAAGTTGGAGTAGTAATCCTAACCTTAAACCGCTTAAACCTCCTGAAGATCACCATCTGCAAGGTGCTTGCGCAGACCCATCAGGCTGCAGAAGTGCTGGTAGTGGATAATTACTCTATGGACGGTACCAGGGAATACCTGGAAAGTGAGAACAGGATAACAAAGCTGTACCTGGATGAGAACCTGGGACCAGCCGGCGGCTTTCATGAAGGCATTAAATATTTTGCGGAAAAAACAGATGTGGACTATGTCTGGCTGATGGACGATGATTTTTTCCCCTTCAAGGACTGTCTGGAAATTCTGCTGGAAAACACCAATGAGCGAACGGTTGCTTATCCCCACATCCGGGAAAAGGATTTTGCCTCCCGCAGAATGCCAGGCTGGTGGGGGGTGCTCATTCCCATGCCCGTGATAAAACAGGTAGGATATCCGCTCAAGGAGCTTTTCTTCTGGGCAGAAGATACCGAATACATGCAGGAGCGTATCAGAGACCGGCATAAATACCCATGCGTATGGATCCCCAGGGCCAAAGGTGTGCATTTTACCCAGCGGTCTACCAATTACCGGCAGCCCTGGCGCTATTATTACGAAGTACGTAACATGCTGTATATGCGCTTGTACGTAAAGGAAAAAACAGCCCTAAGAGCATATAAGCTGGTACGGAGCTGGGTAAAGCTGTTTGGCAAGATTGTATTCACAGAAAATAACAGACGCGAAAAAATTGAATGGTTCCTGCGCGGAACTGTTCATGGCGTATCTAAAAAAATAGGTAAAACCATTGAGCCCCATGGCGGAAAAGATAAAAATTCTACACATTATAAAGTCACTCGGTAG
- a CDS encoding nitroreductase (COG0778 Nitroreductase), with product MNIIKKTFKYGPRIFINNILPHYFVSHPSLSSFYYFLFSGKFEREQHAVLQGKVKHLKEQKSKKSNYYTLVRNIHRIEKGLLMRPRRPVFALDYIEETTNAFLHLNDNSYIKVAQYKWFKDVLTEYFSTTQGHPKIERLATRFQESLKKSEEDILCGNGKSIPYKRIEAEKPDIAYDEFYKLTRYRRSVRWFLKQPVPRHLIDKAILAASQAPSACNRQPFEYFIIDDPDLLKEVVKLPMGIKGYEKGIPMLIVIVGNLDAYFDERDRHVIYIDASLANMTMMYALETMGLSSCSINWPDMEGLERKMERLLKLKKHQRPLMCMAVGYPDPEGMVAFSEKRNLDQLRKYNLTNS from the coding sequence ATGAACATAATAAAGAAAACTTTTAAATATGGGCCCCGGATATTTATTAATAATATACTACCTCATTATTTTGTTAGTCATCCCAGTTTGAGCAGTTTCTATTATTTTCTTTTCTCCGGTAAGTTTGAAAGAGAACAACATGCTGTTTTGCAGGGAAAGGTAAAACATCTAAAAGAACAAAAGAGTAAGAAATCAAATTATTATACCTTAGTGCGCAATATCCATCGGATAGAAAAAGGGCTCCTCATGCGCCCCAGGCGCCCGGTTTTCGCACTCGATTATATTGAAGAGACCACCAATGCGTTCCTGCACTTAAATGATAATTCGTATATTAAAGTTGCGCAGTACAAGTGGTTCAAGGATGTGCTAACCGAGTATTTTTCTACAACACAAGGTCATCCGAAGATTGAGAGATTAGCAACCCGATTCCAGGAATCTTTAAAAAAATCTGAAGAGGATATCTTATGTGGGAATGGCAAATCAATACCCTATAAAAGGATTGAAGCGGAAAAGCCTGATATTGCATATGATGAGTTTTATAAACTCACCCGTTATCGAAGATCTGTACGCTGGTTTCTTAAACAGCCTGTTCCCAGGCATCTTATCGACAAAGCTATTTTAGCTGCAAGCCAGGCACCAAGTGCTTGTAACCGTCAACCCTTTGAGTACTTTATTATTGATGATCCGGATTTACTGAAAGAGGTAGTCAAACTTCCAATGGGAATAAAGGGTTATGAAAAAGGGATTCCGATGTTGATTGTCATTGTAGGCAATCTAGATGCCTATTTTGATGAAAGAGATCGACATGTAATTTATATAGACGCATCATTAGCCAACATGACTATGATGTACGCCTTAGAAACTATGGGCTTAAGCAGTTGCTCAATCAACTGGCCCGATATGGAGGGCTTGGAAAGAAAAATGGAAAGGCTTTTAAAATTAAAAAAACACCAACGTCCTCTCATGTGCATGGCAGTGGGTTACCCCGATCCCGAAGGAATGGTTGCTTTTTCAGAAAAGAGAAATCTGGATCAATTAAGAAAATATAATCTTACTAATTCATGA
- a CDS encoding group 1 glycosyl transferase (COG0438 Glycosyltransferase) yields MPESLKYHDQDRYEFHYIYFLPWKDQVVKPLERNGGKVTCLSSNNNIEIMMKVPALVRYIRRNNIKLVHCHLAWAGIAGRIAAKLAGVPVIYTEHNNINSYHILTYLAGRFTAFLNDLTIAVSADAEEATRKIVAPEKLRLLLNGVDTKVFNRGDHPSDMRQKLGIPEDHIIVSTVAVFRKQKRLDLFIKVVEAIAKRNEKVSVIMIGDGPEKPQVEAEAASLGLLGRVYFEGLQHNVKPYLDITDIYLMTSDFEGLPIALLEAMSMSCAPVATEVGGIPELVQNEISGLLRPAGDIDALQEAVESLIQDSRRRLEIAANARLRIEQQFSMKKMVRELEEVYHQFLTRGAYSKLTHGVYGKSS; encoded by the coding sequence TTGCCCGAATCGCTGAAGTACCACGACCAGGACCGGTATGAGTTTCACTACATCTACTTTCTGCCCTGGAAAGACCAGGTTGTGAAACCCCTGGAGCGGAATGGAGGCAAGGTCACCTGCCTTTCGTCCAATAATAATATTGAAATCATGATGAAGGTGCCGGCCCTGGTGAGGTACATCCGCAGGAACAACATTAAGCTGGTACACTGCCACCTGGCCTGGGCAGGCATAGCTGGCAGGATAGCCGCAAAGTTAGCCGGTGTGCCTGTGATCTATACCGAGCATAATAACATCAACAGCTATCATATACTTACCTACCTGGCAGGCAGGTTTACTGCCTTCCTCAACGATCTTACCATTGCCGTATCTGCAGATGCCGAAGAGGCAACCAGGAAGATTGTAGCCCCGGAAAAATTGCGGCTGCTCCTCAATGGTGTAGACACCAAGGTTTTTAACCGGGGAGACCATCCTTCGGACATGAGGCAGAAACTGGGCATACCGGAAGATCATATCATTGTATCCACTGTAGCAGTATTCCGCAAACAGAAAAGGCTTGACCTTTTTATTAAGGTGGTAGAGGCTATTGCCAAACGTAATGAGAAGGTAAGCGTTATCATGATAGGCGATGGACCTGAAAAGCCACAAGTGGAGGCAGAGGCAGCATCGCTGGGGCTGTTAGGCCGCGTCTATTTCGAGGGTTTACAGCATAACGTGAAACCTTATCTGGATATCACCGATATTTATTTAATGACCTCCGATTTTGAAGGCCTGCCTATTGCACTGCTGGAAGCCATGAGCATGTCCTGTGCCCCTGTTGCCACAGAGGTGGGAGGAATTCCCGAACTGGTGCAGAACGAAATTTCCGGCCTGTTACGGCCAGCAGGAGATATAGATGCGCTGCAGGAGGCGGTAGAGAGCCTGATACAGGATAGCCGCAGAAGGCTGGAAATTGCAGCCAATGCGCGGCTCAGAATTGAGCAGCAGTTTAGTATGAAGAAAATGGTGCGGGAGCTGGAGGAGGTGTATCATCAATTTTTAACCCGGGGAGCATACAGTAAATTAACGCATGGAGTATACGGTAAGAGCAGCTAA
- a CDS encoding putative acetyltransferase (COG0454 Histone acetyltransferase HPA2 and related acetyltransferases), with the protein MEYTVRAANEQDIPAIIELFRISLGAEYGAPKESFWRWKHIKNPFGVSPVLLAFNGEKLIGLRAFMRWQWQYNGKILPAFRAVDTGTHPDYRGKGIFSRLTKQLITELKESEPPSFIYNTPNNASKPGYLKMGWQVLGKPIVFGSASFHYSNYSPLRFERYQEELQNLDFSSLPKSYELDVNPGLIHVDHSLKYYKWRYQSIPEIPYGSYRFESSDAEILLFMHLKNRKYFHELRISDALWLRGQPRRQMLMQAAHTLAARLGTPFISFVSNDPLSLWERINYKMFSIQKLAPELTVREVNSPELLELVSDINNWSFTMGDLELF; encoded by the coding sequence ATGGAGTATACGGTAAGAGCAGCTAATGAGCAGGACATCCCTGCCATCATAGAATTATTCAGAATATCATTAGGTGCAGAATATGGTGCCCCAAAAGAAAGTTTCTGGAGGTGGAAGCATATCAAAAATCCATTTGGCGTATCGCCTGTGCTGCTGGCTTTTAATGGTGAAAAACTCATTGGTTTAAGGGCATTCATGCGCTGGCAATGGCAATACAATGGAAAAATTTTGCCAGCCTTTAGAGCGGTAGATACAGGCACTCACCCGGATTATAGAGGTAAGGGCATTTTTTCCAGGCTCACGAAACAACTTATTACCGAGCTGAAAGAAAGCGAGCCACCAAGCTTTATTTATAATACACCAAATAATGCTTCAAAACCAGGCTATCTGAAAATGGGCTGGCAGGTGCTGGGCAAACCTATTGTGTTTGGCAGTGCAAGCTTTCACTACTCCAATTATTCACCACTTCGGTTCGAGCGTTATCAGGAGGAACTACAAAACCTGGATTTCAGCAGCCTTCCCAAAAGTTATGAACTGGATGTTAATCCGGGCCTGATCCATGTTGATCATTCCCTTAAATACTATAAGTGGCGATACCAGTCTATTCCTGAAATTCCGTATGGTTCATACAGGTTCGAAAGCAGTGATGCAGAAATCCTGCTTTTCATGCACCTGAAAAACAGAAAGTATTTTCATGAATTAAGAATTAGTGATGCGCTCTGGTTAAGGGGGCAACCCCGGCGGCAAATGCTGATGCAGGCCGCTCATACGTTGGCAGCCCGCTTAGGTACTCCTTTTATCAGTTTCGTTTCTAACGATCCTTTAAGCCTGTGGGAAAGAATAAATTATAAGATGTTCTCGATCCAGAAACTGGCCCCTGAGCTAACGGTTCGTGAAGTGAACAGCCCGGAATTGCTGGAGCTGGTAAGTGATATAAACAACTGGTCCTTTACAATGGGCGATCTGGAGTTATTTTAA
- a CDS encoding asparagine synthase (COG0367 Asparagine synthase (glutamine-hydrolyzing)), giving the protein MCGIFGNIGRLKERDMKIAEEMLCHRGPDGQVYKTFAPNVHLFHARLSIVDIAGGTQPMEEEGLAIIFNGEIYNHQELREQFKLRGRTHSDTETMLLLYRQLGLGMLEHLEGMFALALYDTAQGKLHLIRDRAGKKPLYFSKTSDSIYFGSEQNVLQRVLRPSIRLSAMASYLQTGMVYGKDTPFRDLYELKPGHRVEIDVRSGNISEQKQWWSIEPFYEKGIQLGEEEALQELDLRLKRAVKRRIESSDLEVGCFLSGGIDSGIVTAMATEVKPGLRTFTVKFSDEYDESPVARKVAQHLGTNHQELNVSYDHLLQDFENIVNAYGEPFVDDSQIPSYYVAREARKHLTVIVNGDGGDELFGGYRRYVPYASALLRSKGVQALSKLIAPLLPAPGNKMTLYNYAYRLAKLNSLEQYEQYLSASTDLLLDQSVPFLVKPDGALEQKVRSIFAKDITDLQKIMLTDFETILPYILLKKIDISSMQNSLEGRSPFLSKDILEFAPLLPDHMKVRGKTTKWLLRKLSARYLPAGNDKLPKRGFEVPIIGMVEDTLQPILQDYLHSSNVIYKEVLDARFVNKLLNNKIDMSKDKRAKILFGLLTMEIWYRKQKEAVPA; this is encoded by the coding sequence ATGTGTGGAATTTTTGGAAATATAGGTCGCCTGAAAGAGCGTGACATGAAAATAGCAGAAGAGATGCTCTGCCACCGGGGTCCGGATGGGCAGGTGTATAAAACGTTTGCCCCAAATGTGCATCTCTTTCATGCCCGCCTTAGCATTGTCGATATTGCCGGGGGTACACAACCCATGGAAGAGGAGGGGCTGGCCATTATTTTCAATGGGGAAATTTACAACCACCAGGAGCTGCGCGAGCAGTTTAAGCTCAGGGGGCGCACCCACTCCGATACCGAAACCATGCTGCTCCTGTACAGACAGCTGGGGCTGGGAATGTTGGAGCACCTGGAGGGGATGTTTGCCCTTGCCCTTTATGATACAGCGCAGGGCAAGCTACACCTGATACGAGACCGGGCCGGGAAAAAACCTCTTTATTTCTCCAAAACCAGCGATAGCATTTATTTTGGCAGTGAGCAAAATGTGCTGCAAAGGGTATTGCGGCCTTCCATCAGGCTTTCGGCCATGGCCAGTTACCTGCAAACAGGCATGGTATACGGCAAGGATACGCCCTTTAGGGATCTGTATGAATTGAAACCAGGCCACCGGGTAGAGATAGATGTGCGCAGCGGCAACATTTCAGAGCAAAAGCAATGGTGGTCTATTGAGCCATTTTATGAAAAGGGAATCCAGCTAGGAGAAGAAGAAGCTCTTCAGGAGCTTGATCTGCGATTAAAACGGGCAGTAAAGCGACGCATTGAAAGCAGTGACCTGGAAGTTGGCTGCTTTTTGAGTGGAGGCATCGACAGCGGCATTGTTACAGCAATGGCAACAGAAGTAAAGCCCGGCCTGCGCACCTTCACAGTCAAGTTTAGCGATGAGTACGACGAATCGCCTGTTGCCAGAAAAGTTGCCCAACACTTGGGTACCAACCACCAGGAGCTGAATGTATCTTACGATCACCTGCTGCAGGATTTTGAGAATATTGTAAATGCCTATGGGGAGCCTTTTGTAGATGATTCCCAGATCCCATCTTACTACGTTGCCCGAGAAGCCCGTAAACATTTAACCGTTATCGTGAACGGCGATGGCGGAGATGAACTGTTTGGAGGCTACCGGCGCTATGTGCCTTATGCCAGTGCCTTGTTAAGAAGCAAAGGCGTGCAGGCGTTGTCGAAGCTTATTGCCCCCCTGCTGCCGGCACCTGGCAATAAAATGACCCTCTATAACTATGCCTATCGCCTGGCCAAGCTTAACAGCCTGGAGCAGTATGAGCAATACCTCAGTGCTAGTACCGATCTGCTTCTTGATCAGTCGGTTCCCTTCCTGGTTAAGCCCGATGGCGCCCTGGAACAAAAGGTTCGCAGCATCTTTGCTAAAGATATTACAGATCTGCAGAAGATCATGCTGACCGACTTTGAGACCATTCTTCCGTACATCCTCCTGAAAAAAATAGACATCAGCTCCATGCAGAACTCGCTGGAGGGGAGGTCGCCTTTTCTATCTAAAGATATTCTGGAGTTTGCGCCTCTGCTGCCAGACCACATGAAAGTAAGAGGGAAGACTACCAAATGGCTGCTAAGAAAACTTTCAGCCAGATATCTTCCAGCCGGTAATGACAAGCTACCCAAGCGTGGATTTGAGGTGCCCATCATTGGTATGGTAGAAGATACACTGCAACCTATTCTGCAGGATTACCTGCATAGCAGCAATGTTATATACAAAGAAGTACTCGATGCACGCTTTGTTAATAAGTTGCTGAACAACAAGATTGATATGTCGAAAGATAAAAGAGCCAAGATTCTTTTTGGTTTGTTAACCATGGAAATATGGTACCGTAAGCAAAAAGAAGCCGTACCAGCCTAA
- a CDS encoding group 1 glycosyl transferase (COG0438 Glycosyltransferase): MRGAEIFAAQLSDNLEQQGHSSKLLAIYENMDGSNYRSCLSIKANPKARLWDRQGWKKLADLVAAEKPDVVQANAGDTLKYAVFSKLLYGWKQPLVFRNASTLSSYLKQPFHKVFTGFLFRKIDAVASVSEFSRQDLVGLFPYLANKARVIPIGLEKPKPVSNPFPANDFQRIDLVHVGGFSFEKNHKGLLRIFKKTLMRLPQAHLWLVGDGPLRAETEALIKREGLQERVHFTGFVQNPLDYIAHGDALLLPSIIEGLPGVILEAMLYKTPVVAYKVGGIGEVVIPGNTGWLLEAGNEEGFAFAIERLINNKEITLGIVDKAFQQVNKQYMNDGIAHSFINLYQGLMERNLN, from the coding sequence TTGCGTGGTGCTGAGATTTTTGCAGCACAATTATCAGATAATCTTGAGCAGCAAGGCCATAGCTCTAAGCTTTTGGCTATTTATGAAAATATGGATGGCAGCAATTACAGGAGCTGTCTTAGTATCAAAGCAAACCCCAAAGCACGCCTCTGGGACCGGCAGGGCTGGAAAAAACTGGCAGACTTAGTAGCAGCAGAAAAGCCAGATGTAGTGCAGGCTAATGCAGGCGACACCCTGAAATATGCCGTTTTCTCCAAATTGCTCTATGGCTGGAAGCAGCCACTGGTTTTTCGCAATGCCAGCACCCTAAGCTCTTACCTGAAACAGCCATTTCATAAAGTTTTTACTGGCTTTCTCTTCAGGAAGATCGATGCAGTGGCTTCTGTGAGCGAATTCTCCAGACAGGACCTGGTGGGTCTCTTTCCCTATTTAGCTAATAAAGCCAGGGTCATTCCCATTGGTCTGGAGAAGCCAAAACCTGTAAGCAATCCCTTTCCGGCTAATGATTTTCAGCGGATCGACCTGGTACATGTGGGTGGCTTTTCTTTTGAAAAGAACCACAAAGGGCTGCTGCGCATCTTTAAGAAAACCCTAATGCGCCTGCCCCAGGCTCACCTCTGGCTGGTGGGCGATGGTCCGCTTCGGGCAGAAACAGAAGCCTTGATAAAGAGAGAGGGGCTGCAGGAAAGGGTACACTTTACCGGCTTTGTACAAAACCCACTGGATTATATTGCCCATGGCGATGCCCTGCTGCTGCCCAGCATCATTGAGGGCTTACCAGGGGTGATCTTGGAGGCCATGCTTTATAAAACCCCGGTGGTGGCCTATAAAGTAGGGGGCATTGGCGAGGTAGTAATCCCCGGGAATACAGGCTGGCTCTTGGAGGCTGGCAATGAAGAAGGATTTGCCTTCGCCATTGAAAGGCTTATCAACAATAAGGAGATAACCCTGGGTATTGTAGATAAGGCTTTTCAGCAGGTTAATAAGCAGTACATGAATGATGGTATTGCCCACTCATTCATCAACTTATATCAGGGGCTGATGGAAAGAAATTTAAACTAA
- a CDS encoding group 1 glycosyl transferase (COG0438 Glycosyltransferase), with the protein MPLPVLFRVTTVPVSLKNLIVGQLPYMKARGFEPIMLSADGPEREDVIREHECPHIIIDLTRKITPLRDLKALWHFYKLCRKYRPVIVHSHTPKAGIIAMLGAKLAGVPIRLHTVAGLYLLEARGLRRKLLEFVEVLTYACATKVYPNSRVLRNILLNSLYNKPDKLKVIGRGSSNGINTSLFSRAQLDEAQLQQLRQQLGIEPDDFVYVFVGRLVKDKGIEELTAAFIKLNKQHPHCKLLLVGPLEQELDPVSEACLAEMEHHPAIIRVGYQKDVRPYLAISQGLAFPSYREGFPNVPMQAACFDLPCIVTDINGCNEIIVAGENGLIIAPKSGEQLYDAMEKLLTDKDLYTHLSANARKMIVERYEQSLFWGLLLQEYREQLKKHEVVPAVHQALT; encoded by the coding sequence ATGCCTTTACCAGTACTTTTTCGTGTTACAACAGTTCCGGTTTCTTTAAAAAATTTAATTGTGGGGCAGTTGCCCTATATGAAAGCAAGAGGATTTGAACCCATCATGCTTTCCGCCGATGGACCTGAACGGGAAGATGTGATCAGGGAACATGAATGCCCGCACATTATCATAGATTTAACTCGCAAGATCACACCCCTGCGGGACCTGAAGGCCCTTTGGCATTTCTATAAACTATGCAGGAAATACCGGCCTGTTATCGTTCATTCCCATACCCCAAAAGCAGGTATTATTGCCATGCTGGGAGCTAAACTGGCAGGTGTGCCCATACGCCTGCATACAGTAGCAGGGCTGTACCTGCTGGAAGCCAGGGGCCTCAGGCGCAAGCTGCTTGAGTTTGTTGAGGTACTCACCTATGCCTGTGCCACTAAAGTCTATCCAAACTCACGTGTGCTAAGAAACATACTGCTGAACAGCCTGTACAACAAGCCCGATAAGCTGAAAGTGATAGGCAGGGGAAGCAGCAATGGTATCAACACCAGCTTGTTCAGCAGAGCACAACTGGATGAGGCGCAATTACAGCAGCTTAGGCAGCAGCTCGGCATAGAACCAGATGATTTTGTGTATGTCTTTGTTGGCCGCTTAGTGAAAGATAAGGGCATAGAGGAGCTGACGGCAGCCTTTATAAAACTGAACAAGCAGCACCCGCACTGCAAACTGCTATTAGTAGGGCCGCTGGAGCAGGAGCTTGATCCTGTTTCAGAAGCATGCCTGGCCGAGATGGAGCATCATCCCGCTATCATAAGGGTAGGATATCAGAAAGATGTACGCCCTTACCTTGCCATTAGTCAAGGCCTAGCCTTCCCTTCCTACAGGGAGGGATTTCCCAATGTTCCTATGCAGGCAGCCTGTTTTGACCTGCCCTGTATTGTTACAGATATCAATGGCTGCAATGAAATTATTGTAGCAGGTGAAAACGGGCTGATCATAGCGCCTAAATCTGGTGAGCAGCTGTACGATGCTATGGAAAAACTATTGACTGATAAAGATTTATATACACATTTAAGCGCTAATGCTCGTAAGATGATAGTGGAGCGCTACGAACAGTCATTATTTTGGGGCCTCCTGCTACAGGAATATAGGGAACAATTAAAAAAACATGAAGTTGTACCAGCAGTACATCAAGCCCTTACTTGA